The region ACGAATAACAACGAATCGCTTTTCgaggtaaattcgtcgtaatccctcttttacaacgaatttacaacgaataTCGCCCtggtaaataatatgttttcttgtagtgttattTCTGATTGTATTTTAGATACTCATTGTTTCTCCGGTGTCCCGGAACTTGTAATTTTCGGATCTCGTGGGgttgaattatatataatatatatatatatatatatatatatatatatatatatatatatattttaaaaaatagaaattcacACGCCTAACGAGACTCGCGCAAATGCATGCTTAGGACAGAAGGGTAACTTGTTTGGGTGCCTTCATCCAAGTACctaattaacttattttttgCATGATTTCCTAAATATCTTTCTATCTATGGTTATTTACCCAATTGACTCTTTCAATATGAGTAATTGCACCCTATATACAAATTTCAAACATTATTTAGCTAAATGGTCTATCGCAAAAACATACTGTACAACTTctattttaaaccaaaattgCCCTTGTATTATAGATGCAACGCCACGCGCGTCTCCTTTTTCTCTCCTCGTTTACATAACTTCTATTTGGAGAGGATCTTTCTGACGGCGTCATGACAATCTGGTAGATCGATCCTTCCCCCCCCCCTTGAGAATCAGAGCACATCACCGACGGAGTTAGCGATCCGGTGGTCATCTGGAGACACTGCTCTCTCTCCTCCGATGCAGTGAGATCTCTGAAGCGTTAGATCTCCAAGGTGTCGCTGATGCTCTGGTGGCTCGTCGGACAACGGCTTGCTCTTTCTGCTAGAGGATGGTGCAGAGGCTCGCTCGGCTTTGCAAATCAGTGATCGGGTGCGGAGGCATGCACCGAGTTGTGAGGTGGCTGTTGGCGACTGAGCTTTATGAGGAGATGACAGTTCTCCTCGCTGTGCATCTTGTCAAAGCGATCCCTTCTTGACCGGTGGATTTAGGGTCTTATGTGCGTAGATTTAGTGTTTCTTGCGGCAGCTCTACAGAGCTAAAGAAGGAGCTAGGGTTTGAGAGTCCGGTTATACGGAACAGGCATCGGGGCCGCGGGACTACCTCCGAAGGTGTGTagttttttaattctttttcaTTTCGATGACTTTTGCTAATAACATGATTGACTTCAAAAACAATGTTGGACAGGAAGTACCAATTTTGTGATACTTGCTGTCTTGACTCTGGTTCTCAAAGGCACTTGGCGTTTCATCAGGTTCTTAAAACCAGCTCTCTGTCTGAGCTACTCTTTCTTCTAAACTATCGCTGATTCATTGACTTGTTTTTCTTGATACTGTATTATTGAttcgattctttttttttatttcccaGGTAGTCTTGACTTTACTAGTAGTCGTATGGGGACTTCGTCTTGGAATGTTCCTCCTTATGAGGTTTGTAAGTTGTGCACCTTAATTGATGATGATAACCACTCATTTGTTCATCATATCTGCTCTGCACCACATAAGAATATTGTgtgagagaaacagagagatatACATAAACAGTTAAACTAAGTTTTCTAGTCATATTTGATGACATCCTAACTGTGAATAGGATCCTGAAGTGGGGTGAAGATCCACGCTTTGATGAAAAGCGTGAAAATATGGGAAGCTAGTTATCTTTTGGACTTCTCAGGTTAGTTTCCAACCTTTGCTTTCTCTTCATCTTTAAAAAATGAGTGAAAAACTAGTGGTTCAGCTTAAGTTGGATGCATGTGATCTAACAACATGTGggttttcttcctttttttttacctttccaGGCTGTGTGGGTTTGGACAATTAGTTTACCTGTTACTTTTTGTGAATGCAAGCAACGGTGGAAGATTAGAAGATTGTTTCAGCCTGCAGATGTTATTGATTGGACTATGTGGGTTGCAGGCTTCTTGGTTGAAGCTATAGCTAATCAACAGaagcttttatttaaaaattctcaAGAAAATAAAGGAAATTGGTGCGATGTTGGACTGTGGAAGTATTGACGCCATCCAAACTACTTTGGAGAGGATGTCTATTGATCGGTCTCGGACACACCGGAATGCTCTCCTCCACCTGTGTCTTGTCGGAGATGGAAGCTTTGCGTTTCATCTATCATCTTTCCCTCGCTCCGATTCTCTTGttttagatttagtttttatttctgATTGTATTTTTAGATACTCATTGTTTCTCCGGTGTCCCGGAACTTGTAATTTTCGGATCTCGTGGggttgaattatatatatatatatatatatatattatatatatatatatatatatataatatattttaaaatagaaattcaCCACGCCTAACGAGACTCGCGCAAATGCATGCTTAGGACAGAAGGGTAACTTTGTTTGGGTGCCTTCATCCAAGTACctaattaactttattttttgcatgattTCCTAAATATCTTTCTATCTATGGTTATTTACCCAATTGACTCTTTCAATATGAGTAATTGCACCCTATATACAAATTTCAAACATTATTTAGCTAAATGGTCTATCGCAAAAACATACTGTACAACTTctattttaaaccaaaattgCCCTTGTATTATAGATGCAACGCCACGCGCGTCTCCTTTTTCTCTCCTCGTTTACATAACTTCTATTTGGAGAGGATCTTTCTGACGGCGTCATGACAATCTGGTAGATCGATCCTTCCCCCGCCCCCTTGAGAATCAGAGCACATCACCGACGGGAGTTAGCGATCCGGTGGTCATCTGGAGACACTGCTCTCTCTCCTCCGATGCAGTGAGATCTCTGAAGCGTTAGATCTCCAAGGTGTCGCTGATGCTCTGGTGGCTCGTCGGACAACGGCTTGCTCTTTCTGCTAGAGGATGGTGCAGAGGCTCGCTCGGCTTTGCAAATCAGTGATCGGGGTGCGGAGGCATGCACCGAGGTTGTGAGGGTGGCTGTTGGCGACTGAGCTTTATGAGGAGATGACAGTTCTCCTCGCTGTGCATCTTGTCAAAGCGATCCCTTCTTGACCGGTGGATTTAGGGTCTTATGTGCGTAGATTTAGTGTTTCTTGCGGCAGCTCTACAGAGCTAAAGAAGGAGCTAGGGTTTGAGAGTCCGGTTATACGGAACAGGCATCGGGGCCGCGGGACTACCTCCGAAGGTGTGtagtttttttaattctttttcaTTTCGATGACTTTTGCTAATAACATGATTTGACTTCAAAAACAATGTTGGACAGGAAGTACCAATTTTGTGATACTTGCTGTCTTGACTCTGGTTCTCAAAGGCACTTGGCGTTTCATCAGGTTCTTAAAACCAGCTCTCTGTCTGAGCTACTCTTTCTTCTAAACTATCGCTGATTCATTGACTTGTTTTTCTTGATACTGTATTATTGAttcgattctttttttttatttcccaGGTAGTCTTGACTTTACTAGTAGTCGTATGGGGACTTCGTCTTGGAATGTTCCTCCTTATGAGGTTTGTAAGTTGTGCACCTTAATTGATGATGATAACCACTCATTTGTTCATCATATCTGCTCTGCACCACATAAGAATATTGTgtgagagaaacagagagatatACATAAACAGTTAAACTAAGTTTTCTAGTCATATTTGATGACATCCTAACTGTGAATAGGATCCTGAAGTGGGGTGAAGATCCACGCTTTGATGAAAAGCGTGAAAATATGGGGAAGCTAGTTATCTTTTGGACTTCTCAGGTTAGTTTCCAACCTTTGCTTTCTCTTCATCTTTAAAAAATGAGTGAAAAACTAGTGGTTCAGCTTAAGTTGGATGCCTGTGATCTAACATGTGggtttcttccttttttttttacctttccaGGCTGTGTGGGTTTGGACAATTAGTTTACCTGTTACTTTTGTGAATGCAAGCAACGGTGGAAGATTAGAAGATTGTTTCAGCCTGCAGATGTTATTGATTGGACTATGTGGGTTGCAGGCTTCTTGGTTGAAGCTATAGCTAATCAACAGaagcttttatttaaaaattctcaAGAAAATAAAGGAAATTGGTGCGATGTTGGACTGTGGAAGTATTGACGCCATCCAAACTACTTTGGAGAGGATGTCTATTGATCGGTCTCGGACACACCGGAATGCTCTCCTCCACCTGTGTTTTGTCGGAGATGGAAGCTTTGCGTTTCATCTATCATCTTTCCCTCGCTCCGATTCTCTTGttttagatttagtttttatttctgATTGTATTTTTTAGATACTCATTGTTTTTCCGGTGTCCCGGAACTTGTAATTTTCGGATCTCGTGGggttgaattatatatatatatatatatatatatatttaaaatagaaattcaCACGCCTAACGAGACTCGCGCAAATGTATGCTTAGGACAGAAGGGTAACTTTGTTTGGGTGCCTTCATCCAAGTACctaattaacttattttttgCATGATTTCCTAAATATCTTTCTATCTATGGTTATTTACCCAATTGACTCTTTCAATATTAccattgttatatatttatcaatttttattggttgagaATCAATAAAAATGTCAATTTGATAAATTCATGTATGATTAAACATTAATTGttgttttaacatttataaaaattctaaaaaattatcttaacgAAATAGAGAGAATACTTTGTTCGAAGTAAGATAAAtccaaatcaaaatattattttagcaAGAATCTGACTGAGTAGACATATACAACTTTGAGAATCACAGTGCATTAAGCTGCACAAGCAATTCATAGCATCTTTAAAATCAAAtgtatttagaaaaaaaaaaactattactaCACCCCAATACCAATAAGCAGATGCAGATCATTCATTCTCTCAAGCATCAATCTTGAGGTTAACATCCCTGGAGGAAGAGTTCCCATCGCCGTTTCTGTTTTCAGCTTCATCCAAATGGTCTTCACGGGCGTTATCAGCTAGCATCAGAGCGACCAGCCAGAAAAGACACGAGTCCAATGACACAAATGCACCTCCACCTAGCAGACCAGTCTTAGCCGTGGGGCAGCTGGTCTCTAAGTTCCTGTGTATATTACGGGTCAAGTGAAGTTGCTCTGTGATGGTTGGCCATAGCAACAGAGACAGTGCCAGTCCAGATGTTATCctacaagacaaaaaaaatcataggcCACACAAACAACTctgttataataaaaaaaaaatatacaccaCAACAACAATACAATGAACCAATGACAGAAAGTAAAATGAAAAGAAGAGAGGATATGCTTACAAGGCAATGTTAAAGAAGACAGAGAAGCTGGTGCTTTTGAACAAGACAGAGTTGGGAACAGACCTTCCCTTGTAAGAGATGAACAAGGATTTGTATCCAGCAACGGTGCAGGCAAGGAGAAAAGCGGCAGAAAGGTAACCCAAGGCAACGGTTGGATCAGATGGATACTTGCAGATGACTACTCCCTTTCCGTTTATTGGAGTTCCAGACGCAGgctaagatttaaaaaaaaaaaaaaaagagaaagccTAGAGAGATCAATGACAGTCAAAGAACTGTGTAGATAGCGAAATTCAGATGTAACTATGGTTTCAGAAGAGAATTAAAACAAAGATCAAACAATTAGGTTTTCTATCATTATCATAAGAGAATAGTTATTAATCCGTGACAAACATCACTCGACTGCTACTCCAACAATTTCGGAGTGATTGTCATCTTTTTTAGGAAAACAAATCTACAATCCTACATTCAGCAGCAACATGAGCAATAGAtagcacacaaaaaaaaagacaacaacGAGAAGCATCCTAAACAAACAGGAAGATATATTATCATAATGAAGCTGTAACAACTGTACTGCTCTGGTTATCACTGTTTGATATATGACGCAATACAATTACGGAGTGAGATTAATGTAATTACGAACAAATCTAAATTTGCATATTCAGCATCATTCAAAGTTTTCAGAGAAAAGACTAGCCGATAGTATGTACCTTCTTGTTCTCAGCGATGACTCCGAGAATAAACGACAAGACGCCAAACAAAGACACGATCAACGACATCTGTTTCATAGTAACCGCCATTTTTTCTCTTCTCCTATGTATCGGAGGATCACAAAGTTATAAAATTCAATTTCCCCCAAACGGAAAAGCAAAACACACACAGGGACTATTTTCGACAAAGAACACTTACAGATGATGTGGTTCGAtttgattgtgatttgggagaCGTGAAGATGATAACTTGTCAAGTTGCACTGAGAATTCGGATGATCCCTCAAAAGTCTCCGCGTTCACGAGAGTCTGAAAGATTCTTGTTgacctttttatattttcttaactgtgttacagaacaaaaaaaaaatatctgcgTCTATATCTGAATGTTGGTACTGGGCTTCATAATCGGcccaaataataaaagaaacccatttttatatatgtatcaaCAAGTCAGATTGTCAAGTTTTAGGCTCAGAAAAGTTACAATACCGACCAGAATTGGCTACCAGCCTACTACACGGTTGACGGTCCACACCATTGGATGCTATCTCTATCACTCTACACTACCCCCTCCACCTTTTACTTGTCCCTTATCACTTCCCTTTTTCATCTGagtaatatttcatttttttaaatgctACTTCAATCCTGCAGAATCGAATCAAATGAAATCAAACCAACCGGTCACTTTCTTGATTATGAGTATGATTACTCTTTTCTAAATGGGATTTTGTTGTCCCTCGGAAAAGGTGACAGCTCTTTTGCTTTCTCTTCTGAGATTGCAAAAGTTTATATAACCTACGATTGACTGAGTGGATATAATGATTTTTGGTTTgacttattttgtttttttgcttgGTTAAACCAATCAAATGTAACAGATAAGTTTCAGTAGGGCCCTGTTCGTTTCGTGATCTGGACGCAGCATCCAGATGCAGACGCAGACCGATGTTCGTTTGATGTAAAATAAGAGGTTAAGTTGGACGCAGCATCCAGATATTTTTCATAACTCATCCAGATTTTTCAGGATTTTTGGATGAGATTTTTAAGTGTTTCTAGAAACAGTAAACTCATCCAAAACTGTTAAAAGTCATAATACCCTTAATTTATCCTAAGAATTATAGTGTTTTACATGAAACCAAATTTTCCCCCAAAACCGGGGACATTATTCTCTTATAGGACACAACCCTTCTTTCTTATTCTCTTACAACCTATTTTATTCTCTATGACCCTCTTCAGTTGAAATATCTATTTTACCCTTAATCAAttcttttctatttctttttcagCAAttaattaggtttttttttttaattttcttttatcaatCTCGATGGTTTCACGGCGTTAATAACACAGCGCCTCCGACATCATACATCGTCTCCTTCAATCCTCAGCCATGTGTGCGCTATGAAACTCAGACTAAGCTCTTAGTCTCCGCCGCAATCCTCTTCTTTGTTGCTATGATCCCAGACAGCATCAAAACGATGTAGAAACGGTGGTCGTCGTTATCTGACACAGATCCAATTCAGCAAGATCTCACTGGAATCCATGGTCATGGTCACGACAAGCTCACCGTCGTCGTCCAGAATCAAGCCTTGTCGTCGCAGCTCCCCTTTGCTCAGATTGAAATCTCGATCAAACACCAACAATGGCCATCTTTAGCTTATTTGCATCTCTGTGTCCCTCAAATTTCAGTTATTTTCAGTTTGGCTCCAAACTCTTGAATTTGTCAGAAACATCCTCTTGATTTTGCCTCAAGCTTCCAATTTTGCATTCCAGATCCTATCAAATACAAATGAACAAGTACATACAATGCATAACTAAATAACCTAAATGAATTAAACTACAATgctaaaattacaaaaaatcatGAGATATCAAAGTCCGATATCAAAACTCTTACAACATGTAAATAACTGTTATTATTAGtacaactttattatataatagaCATGTAACAATGTTATAATTGATATAACTTTGTATTATATACAAGACATGTAATACGGGTGCAACTAATTCAACTACttgattataaaaaatttaaaaatccattttgtttttcatatgaAGAAAAACAATCAACCACACAAATTGATAGGTATTTATAATGGTCCCTTTTAACTATTTGAATTTTTCTAGTAACCTTTATGGTAAGTTAGTGACGCAAACTTAATAAATGTGAAATTTGACCTTTGATTTTCGCCCCAAAGTTTTTAATAGTGCAATTCAGCTCGTAATGCACACAAATAAACACATATACATATGCAATCTAAACACTTAAATGCAACTCAAAGTACGAAAAAGATACTAAAGCCATTAAAAACACTAGATATCATCTACCTATATTTTAACTTACACTAaatgtacttttaaaaattaatgatttcaTAACATGTGATATCATGTATGTAACCATATAGATGTGGTACAATTCAGGTATATTTACTTCTTATGTAACGTAACTAAGTTTTTCAATTTCACTATCATATTGTAATATTAgtacaactagtataactattttatatataccagACATAAAATACTGTTACAACTGGTacaattttttcaatttttttttttaaattccattTGGCTTTTCATATGAAATTAACTGCAGACTAGACAAGTTAAAAGGTCTTTAGAATGGTCCATGCTAATTATTTGAAGTTTAACCAATAATTTTCCATAATTATTACACAATCACATAAATTTCCATGATCTACCTTATATTTTAAAGGTTTGTTCACTTGTTTGTTCactatatttttggaaaacatgCACCGGGTATATTTTAACAAAGTTAATGATTCCATAGTATGTAATTCTAGGtatgtaaatatatacaaatcGTACAActaatgtatatttatttacttttggtacaactacatattttaaattctcGACCAAAATACAACTATATACAAACCTGTACAACCCAAAACTCGGTACAACTATGTATACGATTGTACAACTAAAATACTGGTACAACTACatgttaataaatttatcaTGTTCTAACTGTTTACCACGTTTAAATGCGCACCGCATTTGAAAACATGATAGTTGTACCTTCTTTCGTATATAATGGTCCATTCAATTTATTTGAagtcttaccaaaaaaaatttgtaataattATACAATCACATAAGTTTCCATGATTTACCTTATACTTTAAAGATTTGTTTACTATTTTGTTggcaatatttttgaaaaacataaaccaaatatgttttaacaaaattaatgaTTCCATTGTATATGCGCATATGTACCTAAATAAATGAGAGTTATACAACTACggtatatatatttagtatgtggtacaactaaaattttcaaattttcaacgAAAATACAACTATGTATAAACTTGTACAACTTAGAACTTGGTACAACTATGTGTACGATTGTACAACTAGAATACTTGTACAACTACatgttatttaatttatcaTGTTTTTGTTGTTTACCACGTTTTAAATGTGCTGCACGTTCTAAACATGATAATTGTACATTCCTTTCTCTAGTTGTACCAGTTGTACATATCAGAGTATTTTGCCATAATTAACCTGGTTGTACTAGTTATACCGATAACCTATCACAATTAAACAAATTGAAAACGACCATGACAAACACAAGCATCAACCTCCACGGCCTCCTTATCAGCATCAACCTCTATCATATGCTCATGATCATTCTCGCCATCCTTCTTGAACTCATTCTCGCCATCCTTAGGCTATTTATCTCATTCTTTCTCAGGTTCTTTCATTTAGTTATACCAATGTTACCCGTCAGAATAATTTTACCATAGTTAATATGGTTGTATTAGTTATACCAAAAACCTGTCAAGATCAAACAAGTTGAACAACACTACAAGATTATCATAGTTAATCTGGTTGTATTAGTTACTGCATGTATATATTCGTATCCGATCTTTATGTaatattatagatgaaaaaatgatattgaaattaaatggaaagtatatactgtataaaaattaaaattattatcattcacaaactatggaaaattttaattaccatagttatagagaatattctatttttggtttaaattaaatggcAATGGAAAAACTTGAAAATGTTAAATGTACTTTTACTACAACTTTTTTTAGCTCCGCAATTATTTTCTTTGACATTGGGAGCAAAATCAAAATAGATTACTACCCAATACTAAAACAACATAACTCAAGTTCTAGAACAATTAAGTTAGTAATACTACTACCATATCTAAACCAGTTGTACCACTTAGATAATTGTTATCGTAGTTTAACCACAAAACATTAATGCTTATGCACCATTTTCGAACTCGTGATGATTTTTACAGACATTTATTCTTCTAAATCTTCatctaatgtattttttttctagCTTTGCATCCACCGTTTTCAGCTTCGGAAGAAAAAAGATGAAGATGCATTTTTTATGGAAATAgtacaactagtataactagtacaacttgtaaacaaatcattattcaaataaaatattattgaaattgaatattcatatattttgacACATGCAAACGGGAAATGTTAGATCAACATGTCTCATTGGTTTTATATCATCCACTTTTCTAGCATCATCCATATGCTCAAATACAAACCAAATATTACCATATTAATTACaaagttgtactagttatatgCCTTTTAGTTGTACCAGTTGTATTTGTTATACTCAGTGTATTAgtactattatatttattttagttgtactagttatactagATCGAGTTGCACTAGTTGTACCAGTTCGAGTTGTATTAGTTGTACTAGTTAGAGTTGTACAAGCTGTACTAGTAATTTTCTGCGTTTTTCTTTGTCAAGAATCTCgtatgaaaaaaatgaaattcgACTTTAGATAAGATATAATTGGTTAGATATGATTATGGGTTCGCCGATATGGGATAAGAAAAAGAGTATTAGTGAATATTTGAAGGTAATTTTTGATTTTGCTTAAAAGTGAAAGAAACATccataagaaaagaaaaaaaggtagaagaagaaggaaaaaaactAGGGTTAATAATTGGGTCGGGTCAGGTTAATGGTCGGGTCTGGATCGGGTTATAGGTTGGGTTTGGATATGAGTGGCACATATCCGTAAATATATTAAAGTCTTTtggttttttggttattttggatactttttgaattaaatttaaataaaaaataaaaacaaaataaaaaggggtTACTAGAGAATTTTGGATATCCATGTGTGTCATCCTAGAATTTGATCCCAAAACCGGAAACCAAAATTTTCCcccaaaaccgaaaaaatcaaattttcctCTCAAAACCGGAAACCAAAATTTTCccccaaaaccggaaaaccgagtttttccgccaaaacacAAAAACTGagttttccggccaaaacccgaaaccgaatttttccgccaaaaccgga is a window of Raphanus sativus cultivar WK10039 unplaced genomic scaffold, ASM80110v3 Scaffold2038, whole genome shotgun sequence DNA encoding:
- the LOC130505145 gene encoding uncharacterized protein LOC130505145, with the translated sequence MAVTMKQMSLIVSLFGVLSFILGVIAENKKPASGTPINGKGVVICKYPSDPTVALGYLSAAFLLACTVAGYKSLFISYKGRSVPNSVLFKSTSFSVFFNIALITSGLALSLLLWPTITEQLHLTRNIHRNLETSCPTAKTGLLGGGAFVSLDSCLFWLVALMLADNAREDHLDEAENRNGDGNSSSRDVNLKIDA